Part of the Polyangiaceae bacterium genome, GCGCGCGACCTCCTCTTGAAGTCGTGGGCACTGAAGAAGAGCTTCGACACCGCGGCGCTGCTCGGCCAGAGCGAGCTCAAGTTGGCGAAGTACCGGGACGCCGCGGAGCACCTGGACTTCGCGCTCCGGAACTTCCCGAACTTGGAACCGACGGCGGACGCGAAGAAGCGCATCGAAGATGGCGCGAGGACCGCGCGCTCGAAGGTGTTCGCGCTGACGATCGAGGTGAGCGTCGCGGACGCCGAAGTGACCATCGACTCGGCGCCGGCCGGGCGTTCGCCCCTGGCGAGCGAGGTCTTCCTCGACCCAGGGAATCACGTCGTGGAGGCCAAGCTGGACGGGCACGAACCCGGCAAGCGCGAGGTCCGAGCGGAGGCAGGGGTCGCGGACACGATCCGACTCGAGCTGGTGAAGCAAACGGGAGCCGCCCCGGCTGCGGCTGCGCCGTCTTCGGCGAGCGAGCCCGGCGGCTCCCCACCGGCCGGTTCGGATACGACGAGCGGGGAGCGTTCGGGAACGAAGACGGCGTTGCTCGTCACTGGTACGGCGCTCACGGTTGTGTCGCTGGGTGTGGGCATCGGCTTTGGCCTCGACTCGCGAGCCGCGTCGAGCGACGCCGACGATCTGAGCAGCAAGCTGGGCACGAACGGCTGCTCCGGCGGAGCCAACGCCGCGGAGTGCTCGAGCCTGAAGGACACGCGCGACAGGGCGAATCGAAACGCGACGATCGCCACCGTTGGATTCATCGGCGCAGGCGTCTTCGGCGCGGCGACAGCCGCAATCTGGTTCGCATGGCCCACGACGAAGCCGAGCCCCGAAAACGCGCGCGCCATTCGAGTTTCACCGTGGCTGGCCGAAAGGGGCGGGCTCTCCGTCCACGGCCAGTTCTGATTCGAGTCACGCAGGGAGGACACGATGCGCTTCACTTCGCTAGCAACCCTTTCGATTCTCGCAGGCATCGGCAGCGCCTTCGCGCTCGGTTGCGGGACGGACGACTCGTGCGAAGGCACCAGCACGTGCGCGGCAAGCACGGGCGGAGCCGCGGGCACGGGCGGAACGGCGGGAACCGGTGGAGCGGGCGGGACCTCGGGGACGGGCGGGACCTCGGGGACAGGCGGGACCGGCGGTGGCGGCGGAGCATCGGGGGGCGGTGGCACCGCGGGGACCGACGCCGGCCAGTGCGACACCACCAAGGCGCCGAGTGCAGAAGCTTGCTTGGTGGATGACAAGTACGCCGTCTTCGTCAACGGCACTGCTTCCGCAACCGGGACGGGTACGAAGGCGAGCCCGTTCAAGACGATCGGGGAAGCGCTCGCGGCGGCGAGCGGCAAGATGATCCTGATCTGCGACACCACCTACGACGAGCAGGTGAAGGTCACGGCCGGCGTGAAGGCCTACGGTGGGTTCTCTTGCACCGACTGGTCCTATGAGACCGGGAAGCGGGCGGTGGTGAAGCCCACGGCGAAGGGGAACGCGCTAGCCATCGATGGCGTGACCGCGCCGGTGTTGCTCGAGGACCTCGAGTTTGCTTCCGCGGACGGCACCGCGGCCGGCGAGAGCAGCGTGGCTGCGATGGTGAATGCTTCCACGGACGTGAAGCTTCATCGCGTGAAGCTCGCCGCCGGGAAGGGCGTGGCGGGCGCGAACGGGGTGGTGACGGCGTACACGTATCCGGCGCAGGGCACTCTGGACGGGAACAACGCAAGCGTGTTGGCGGGTGGCGCGGTCAAGGCGTGCAGCTGCCCGGGCGGCGCCCAGAGCATCGGTGGAGCGGGTGGAAGCGCACCGCCTGCGACAAAAGGAAATGACGGTTTTCCCGCGCTCGGTGCGGGGCAAGGCGGTACACCGGGTAGCTGCGGAAGCACCGGTACGGGCAAGGACGGCGCCCCCGCCCCCGCGGCGGCAGCGGCAGCTGGAGCCTCGACGCTGGGCGCACTCAACACTTCTGGCTGGACTGCTGAGAAGGGTGCCGCCGGAACGGCAGGCGGACCCGGGCAGGGAGGGGGCGGGGGCACCAGTTCCGCGTCGGGCGGCGGTGGAGGTGGAGGCTGCGGCGGTTGCGGCGGAGCAGGCGGTCCCGGTGGTGGTGGCGGCGGAGCGAGCATCGCGTTGATCGCGGTGGACTCCACCATCGCCGTCGACGCGGGCAGCGAGCTCTCGACCGCGGATGCCGGCAACGGCGGAAGCGGTGCTGCGGGACAGGCGGGACAAACAGACGTGGGCGGAGGAGGGTTTCCCGGCTCCCTCGGCTGCATGGGTGGTGCGGGCGCCCCCGGCGGCGCCGGCGGTGCCGGCGGCGGGGGCGCCGGCGGCATCAGCGTCGCCGTTGTCTGGAAAGGCACCGCCGCCCCCACCCTCGATGGCAGCGCGAAGGTAACCCTTGGCAACAAGGGCACCAAGGGTGCCGGTGGCAAGCCCGGCACCAACGATGGCATCGACGGCGTCGCCCAGAACACCCTCGAAGTGAAATGACGAAGCGAGCTCGCGAGAGCGTGTCGGTGTGTCCCCCCCCGCGGCCACAGCCCTGACGCGAACCGGACTTCCGCGTTCAAACAGGGCGTGCACGCGGGACGTACGGCGGCGCATTCTCGCCTGTCAGCTCGCGACACTTCTCCTGGAATTGCTCACGGCGGGGTCCTGGGCGGTTCACGGCCGCGAACACCGCGAGCGCCACGTCCCGACGGCCGGCACGAACGGCGGTCTCGGCTAGCTCGATCACTGGCCGCCAGGCGTCCGGCCCGAAGCGCAGTGCGAGGCCTTCGAACTCGGCGAAGCGCGAGTTGGCCACGAGCAACGTTGCCCACATCGCGTGCGCGGTTGCGAAGGGGCGCTCGAGACCATTGATGAACAGCTCGGCGGTGGTCTCGGAGAAGAGCTGAATCGCGGGTTCGACGTGCGCCGCCTTGATGCTGCGGAGGAAGGGCCGCATGTCGTCCGTCAGCCCATAGTCTTCCCACACTCCGAGCTCGATGCCGTCACGGAGCGCGACCTCGGGATCCAGTCCGGCATCCCACACCTCCGCCACGTAATGCGCGAGCACGTCCTCGAACACGGTGCTCATGTCGGCCATGGAATCGTCGACGTGTTCCATCAGGTCGATGATCCGGGTCATCGTGGCGCGGTCGGCGGCCACCCGGCCGGCTGCCGATTCGGCACGCAGCCGCTCTTCACTCCACGTGCGCTCGACGGTGTGCGCAACCAGCGGTGTGAAGCGCCAACCGTAGTCCCCTTCGGGCCGGCAGAACCGGTCGAAGGCGCGCTCGCACGTCGCCGGATCCACCGGGAACTTGGCCCAATGACCGCGCATCGCGCGATCGCGGAGCAGCTTGCGCGGAGTGTCGATCATGGCCTTCGTCGGCCGCCACGCGCTCTGCTCGATGACCTTATTGCGCGCCTTGCGCAGCAGCGCACGGTCGACGGTGACGCCGTCGAGCACCTCGTCATGCGACACGCCGCCCGCAGTCAGGCGCGTTTCGAGATCGAGCAGGTGGCTGAGCTTCGCCTCCGCGTCGTGACATCGGCGGTGGCCCTCCAGGAGTGCGACCAGCTCGCGCTTTCCGCCGGAGAGGTCGCAGATGACCACCAAGAACCAGAGGTCCCAATGGCAAAGCTCGACCCCGCGAACGACCGCCCACGGTTCCGGACCGTAGATTCGACCGTCGGTCTTCTGGGAACGGCGGGACATGCGAGAACGACGATACACGCGCCGACGAACGGGCTCGGACATTCAAGGTCAGACTCGGGAGACCGGGTCGCGGCCGGCTGTGGACGCATGGAACAACTCCGCCCCATCCTTGCGCCGTGACCCGACGCAGAATCGACATCTATCGCCCCAGAAGCGCAGTTTCACTTTCGTCTACGGCGTCCTCCAAGTCGTCGCCTCGATCGGTCGCGGACTCGTGGTCGAGCGCGCGGAGCACGTCGTCATCGTACTCGATGATCATGTCTTCCTTGGATTCCGCGTACCCCAGCGGTGCCTCGCCGCGCGCGTAGCCAATGGCGCGGTACCCGCGCAAGCGCTTCTCGAACATGCGCAGCAGCATCGGGACGTCGCGGTCGACATAATCGAAGATCTGCACATCGCGCTTGCCTGGATGCAGTCGGTGCAGCCGCCCCGTGTACTGTATGAGGGTGCCCTTCCACGACACCGGAAGCGCGAGAAACAGCGTGTCGAGCCGAGCGTCATCGAACCCCTCCCCGATGTAGCGCCCGGTCGCGAGCAGAAGCCGCTCCCGGTCCGATGGGACGGCATCGAGCTGCGCCCGCACCTCGCGGTTTGCCTTCGCGCCCATGCCTCCTTGAAGCACGATGAGGTTTCGCGCGACGCGCTCGAGTCGTTGCGCGAAGTACTCGAGGTGATCCTTGCGTTCAGTGAGCAGGATCGGCGATCGCCCCTGTTCGAGCGCGCGGACGACGTCGTTCAAGATCATGGCGTCGCGATCGATGTAGCCGACGAACGCGTAGCCGGGTCGGCGGTCGAGCTCAGCTTCCAGGGAACGCTCACTGGCGTTCAAGAATTAGCGGCACGCGCCTTGCTCGCGCACGACGCTGGCGTCTTCGTCGCTCCGCCGGGCATCGGAAAGACAGTGATCGGGACGTACCTCGTCGCGAAGCGTGCATGCAGCACCTTGATCCTCGTTCACCGTCGACCGCTGCTCGAGCAATGGCTAGCACAGCTCGCGTTGTTCCTAGGGGTCGAGCGGAAGGCGATCGGGGTGATCGCAGGAGCGAAGCGCACTCCAACCGGCTGGCTGGACGTCGCAATGATCCAGAGCCTCGTGCGGAAAGACTCTGTCGCGGACCTCGTCGCGGGCTACGGGCAGGTTATCGTCGACGAGTGCCATCACCTCCCCGCGGTGCAGTTCGAGCGCGTCCTCCGCGAGGTGAAGGCACGGTATGTCGTGGGGCTCACAGCGACGCCGCAGCGCCGCGACGGCTATCACCCGATTACCGAGATGCAGATCGGCCCCGTGCGCTTCAAAGTCGACGCGAAGGCCCAGGCGGCGGCGCGGCCGTTCGAGCATCGACTGATCGTGCGCGATACGGGCTTCCGGGCTCCGGGTCACGACGAGAAGGTTGGGATCCAGTATCTGTACGCCACACTCGCGCACGACGAGGCGCGGAACGCCGTGGACGCGAAGCAGCTCTTCGAGGTCACTTCTGCAGCCGCGCGGAAGTGCGACGTGCTTGGACAGATCCTCGGCGCACGAGATCACCCTCGGTGTCAGCGCCGTCGAGAGGCGCATGCTTTGCTTCTTGTAGAATTCTGGATTCTGAAAGGCGGCGAGACGCTTGACCTGGTTCAAGAGTGGCGAGGGCACACCGTGCTTTGCGATGAACAGCCGCTGGGAGAGCACCGCGGAGACACGCGCCGGCATCGGCCCCGGGATGCGGCGCACGCGCGGACTCCCGGAAGGCGGGCGCATCCAGGGCGCCGTGACCTCCTCTTCGGCGTCTGCCGACTCGGCGCTGCGAACACCAACGATCGTCCCGCTGCGTGTCGCGTCAATTGCGACCCGGTCGATGGCGGCGGCATCGACCCGCTGGACGGCCGCAAGGACGGACCACTGCTGGTCGTCGGGATACGCTTTCAGGTTTTCGTCGAGAAACACGGAGTTCCCTTGCTGGCGAGGCCCGTGTTGGAGCGGCAGAGCGACGAGATTTCCGAATCCGCCGCGGGGCATGGTGTCCTGGCTCGGAAAGAGCCGGTCGTACGACTCCATGCTGAGCTCGTGACGCGACACCATCGTTTCTGTGATCAAGTGGCAGCCCACTTTCCTCGCCGTCGCCGCCGAAACCGGCTCCGAGAAAAAGAACCAGACGTGTGCGCCGTTTCCGGATCGCGATCGCTCAATGAGCGCCGGCAGCCCGATCCCGCGAGCGGTCGCCACGAACGCGCGGACGTCCTCCTGCCAGGTGCTCTTGTCGAAATCGACCGCGAGGAACCAGCAGGTCTCGTCCGGGAGCATCGGATAGACGCCCATCACGTGCTGGCCGCGCAGGTGCCCGAGCACGGCGGCGTCATCGACCGGGCGGAACGCTTGGTTCGCGCAGTCGCTGCACTTGCCACCGGTCTTCAGTGCGCACAGCCCGGGCTCCCATTTGTTCGAGCACGCGGGCGCGTAGCCCGCCTTGCCCGTCTTCTTGCTGACGAACCGGGTTGGATAGAGATCGCTGCGGCCCCGAAAGAGCTGCCGAAACAACGTGACCTTCTCGGCAGGCGATCGCGGCGCGGTGGCCATCGACGGGCTTGGCACCGCCCGGACGACGTCCGGCTCTGCGAGACTGGCCAGGTCGTCACGTAGCCTCGCAAGGCGTTCCTTCGCGCCGGCGTGCTCGGCCTCGAGCCGCCGAATGCGCGTTTCCTCCTCTACAATCGCGCTGGCGATCGCGTCTCGTGCGTCAGAGGCAGGCTTTGAAGGACCCGTCCCGCTCATGTTCCACTCACGCGCCGTCGCGTAGGTGTCGAGCTTACGGTTTTCTGGCGGAACGCACCAAGACTACGCGAGCCAGTCCTCGACAGTGAGGCCGTCGATAGTGCCGTCCTTGAGACCGGCATCATTGGTGACCAGTACCGCGGAGTGTTCGACGGCGGTCGCGGCGATTAGCAGGTCGAAGTCCCCCTTGGGGCGGCCAAGTTTGCCCAAACCTGCCCGAACAACCGCGTAACGCTCCATCACGGCGTCACTTATCGGCAGAACCGGGAACCGCGCTCGCAGCGCTTCTACCCTCGCGAGGTTCTCTGCGACCCTCTGCGACTTCCGGGCGCCGTAGAGGAGCTCACCGACCACGATCAGCGAAAACCCGACGTCGCTCGGCACGAGCTGCGCGAGTCGTGATGTTACGGCCGGATGCAGATTCAGCGCGGCGGCCGCGATGTTGGTGTCGAGGACGTAGATCACAGCTCTGGCACGCTCCGGCTACCGCCGTGGCGACGCGCTTCGACGAAGAAGGCGAGCAGTTCTTCCAAGGACTCGCCCTCCCATGCTCCGATTTCTCGGAACACGTCCGCCGCCGATTCACCCTCCGGGCGTGAGCTGGGTTCTGGCTGAACCCCCGCCTCCACCGCCCGAAGCTCCACGGTCAGATCGTCCACGCGGGCTCGAACTGGGCGTGTCGGATCGCGCTTCAGAGCCTCTACGGCTTCGTCAAGAGAGCGGGCGTTGGCTGACACGCTCCAAGCATAGCCGCATCGGAGCTGGTCGGCGAGGACCACTGGCGCGAAGCTGGCCCCCCAAGGCGCTGTCGCACCTGCTGCTGGGCGAACCCGCGCGCCCCGTCGGGTTGAGGCACTCGACCTGGTACTTGCAGGACCGAGGAGTTCGGACGACCATTTGGGCATGACCTTCGCGGAGCGAATCGTCCGCGACCCGGCAATCTGCCACGGCCAACCGACGATCAACGGCACGCGAGTATTGCTGCGCGCGATCCTCGGCTACCTGGCCCACGGCGAAACGACCGAGACCATCTTGCGTGACTTCCCCGCGCTCACGCCCGAGGACGTTCGCGCTGTGATTGCTTTTGCGGCTTCTTCGGCAGCGGAGGATCTCCCTTCCCCACCGCCCGTGCCGAGCTGGCTACGCAGCGCGTGAAGCTGACGCCATGGCGAGAGCTGCTGACCCGCCGCCGTTCGAAATACATAGCGGCCTCAGATGCGGAACCGCCTGCTGTGCTTCCGCCTCCTCAGCGGCCGCTTGACCCGCTTCTTCGGCGGGGCGCCGGGCGCCTTCGGCGCCTGCAAGCCCAGCCCGTCCATCTGTCGATCGATGTCCTCCAAGGCCGCGCGCCTGTACTCCGCCTGAACACGCTCTTCATCGCCGTCGAAGTGCTGGCGGAGCAGCCTGAGACCCTCCTCCCTCTTCGCCGCGAGCTGGTCCGCCATCTGAGGCGCCCCCGCGCGTACCTCCTCGAGGTCGCCGAGGAAGATCATCTCGAACATCGCGCGTAGATGGTCGCGGAACAGGGTCTCCGTGCGCCGCTCCAACATGGCCAGGAAAGCCGGCGCCATGTCCTTCACGTCCGAGAGCGGCGGCGGGGGCGCGGCGTCCCGGGCGGCGATCGCGGCGCCCATGACGTCCGCAACGTACGCCCGAGCCAGCCGCGGCGGCACCCAGCGGCGCCAGGCGGTCCGGCAGACCTCGAGCGACGAGCGCTTCTTCCTGTAGTTGAAGAACGACTTCTCCGCCCTGCCCACGAACTCGGAGAGGTTCCTGGCAGCGCCCACCGCCGGGCCGCCCTTCAACTCGTCCTTGTCGGGCACGAGGTCGTTGACGTCGACCTGAAACGGCTGGAATCCCTGCTTCGAGATCACCGCCGAGAGCTCGGCGTCCAAGTCGAGGTCCGGGGACTCGGTGAGCTTTTCGTACACCGCCTCCAGCTCGTCGTGGAGCGCGACCGCTACCCTCTTGCGTTGGCCCTCCTGTTGCCGCTCCCGATGCCGCTCGAGGCGCGAGACTACCGTCTTGAGACAGGCCAGCGCCGCCTTGTCCGTGGCCGGTACGTCAAGCGGGGCTCTGGGGTCGACGACCTCGATGCCGCCACCCTCGAAGGCTACGGCCAGCTCCGCGAAGTGCAGGAGCGCAGCGTGGACGTCTTCCCGTGTCAGAATCGCTTTCGCTTTCGCTTTCGCCTTGGCCATGCACTACCAGCATGACGTGGACCGAACTGACACGGCAAACTCGACTCGCCTTAGGCCAATCTTGGGCCAACCGGAGACGACGCGTCACAAGGTCAGCAAGGTTGACAGTGATGCGATGCGCGCTAACCTCGCGTCTGCAAAGCACATCAATCCCGGCAAGATTCTCTCCGCCTCCTCATAACCCGAAGGTCGCAGGTTCAAATCCTGCCCGCGCAACCCTGG contains:
- a CDS encoding DUF433 domain-containing protein, whose protein sequence is MTFAERIVRDPAICHGQPTINGTRVLLRAILGYLAHGETTETILRDFPALTPEDVRAVIAFAASSAAEDLPSPPPVPSWLRSA
- a CDS encoding PIN domain-containing protein; protein product: MIYVLDTNIAAAALNLHPAVTSRLAQLVPSDVGFSLIVVGELLYGARKSQRVAENLARVEALRARFPVLPISDAVMERYAVVRAGLGKLGRPKGDFDLLIAATAVEHSAVLVTNDAGLKDGTIDGLTVEDWLA
- a CDS encoding PEGA domain-containing protein, with translation MPFRLLLCLLAVAFALSASSLAHAQATPEELFKEGREAVQKKDWQRARDLLLKSWALKKSFDTAALLGQSELKLAKYRDAAEHLDFALRNFPNLEPTADAKKRIEDGARTARSKVFALTIEVSVADAEVTIDSAPAGRSPLASEVFLDPGNHVVEAKLDGHEPGKREVRAEAGVADTIRLELVKQTGAAPAAAAPSSASEPGGSPPAGSDTTSGERSGTKTALLVTGTALTVVSLGVGIGFGLDSRAASSDADDLSSKLGTNGCSGGANAAECSSLKDTRDRANRNATIATVGFIGAGVFGAATAAIWFAWPTTKPSPENARAIRVSPWLAERGGLSVHGQF
- a CDS encoding DEAD/DEAH box helicase family protein — its product is MLAHDAGVFVAPPGIGKTVIGTYLVAKRACSTLILVHRRPLLEQWLAQLALFLGVERKAIGVIAGAKRTPTGWLDVAMIQSLVRKDSVADLVAGYGQVIVDECHHLPAVQFERVLREVKARYVVGLTATPQRRDGYHPITEMQIGPVRFKVDAKAQAAARPFEHRLIVRDTGFRAPGHDEKVGIQYLYATLAHDEARNAVDAKQLFEVTSAAARKCDVLGQILGARDHPRCQRRREAHALLLVEFWILKGGETLDLVQEWRGHTVLCDEQPLGEHRGDTRRHRPRDAAHARTPGRRAHPGRRDLLFGVCRLGAANTNDRPAACRVNCDPVDGGGIDPLDGRKDGPLLVVGIRFQVFVEKHGVPLLARPVLERQSDEISESAAGHGVLARKEPVVRLHAELVTRHHRFCDQVAAHFPRRRRRNRLREKEPDVCAVSGSRSLNERRQPDPASGRHERADVLLPGALVEIDREEPAGLVREHRIDAHHVLAAQVPEHGGVIDRAERLVRAVAALATGLQCAQPGLPFVRARGRVARLARLLADEPGWIEIAAAPKELPKQRDLLGRRSRRGGHRRAWHRPDDVRLCETGQVVT